A genome region from Cytophagia bacterium CHB2 includes the following:
- a CDS encoding DUF4139 domain-containing protein, producing the protein MQSCASGRSFGRARRSPRAVNLTSSFSGFAVMKSKIFLAVLTLFASSTIVNAQKSEVRVTVYNDNLALVHEMREIDLPKPTGICSFRDVAAQIDPTSVHFKSLSHAAEVRVLEQNFEYDLVSADKILQRYLDQKVQLTTKQGNTISGTLLNSFGNVVLQSEDGAIKILSSSEIVATDLPKLPEGLITRPTLVWLVANNGPVKQKVEVSYLTGGMNWHAEYVGVLDEKDANLNLAGWVSIDNQCGATFPEAQLLLVAGSIHRAQPQRPTPKMMRTMEMAAGRSDFEEKEFFEYHLYTLSRPSTLKDRQVKQIELIPASQTPVKKEYAYDGSRDAKKVKVTLRFKNSKENGLGMALPAGKIRLYKPEGEAQILVGEDFIDHTPRDEELRLNVGDAFDIVGERTVLSTRKAGDRAEEIDVKVEIRNHKSEAVTVNVLEHFYGDWTIRRETAEHAKKDATTAEWRLSVPARGKAEVTYTCFRTW; encoded by the coding sequence ATGCAGTCATGCGCGAGCGGGAGGAGTTTTGGGCGCGCCAGACGCTCTCCCCGCGCCGTGAATCTCACATCATCATTCTCAGGATTTGCCGTTATGAAATCAAAAATTTTTTTGGCCGTTCTAACTTTATTTGCGAGTTCGACCATCGTGAATGCTCAAAAATCAGAAGTGCGCGTCACAGTCTACAACGACAATCTCGCGCTGGTGCATGAGATGCGCGAGATTGATTTGCCGAAACCGACCGGCATTTGTTCGTTTCGAGATGTCGCCGCCCAAATCGACCCGACCTCTGTGCATTTCAAATCATTGTCGCATGCGGCTGAGGTGCGTGTGCTCGAACAGAATTTCGAGTATGATTTGGTAAGCGCGGACAAAATTTTGCAGCGCTATCTGGATCAAAAAGTTCAATTGACCACCAAACAAGGCAACACGATTTCCGGCACGCTGCTCAATTCGTTCGGCAATGTCGTTTTGCAGTCGGAGGACGGCGCCATCAAAATTCTCAGCAGCAGCGAGATTGTGGCGACGGATTTGCCCAAGCTGCCCGAAGGCCTGATTACGCGGCCGACATTGGTTTGGCTGGTGGCAAATAACGGCCCGGTGAAGCAAAAGGTCGAGGTTTCGTATCTGACCGGCGGCATGAATTGGCATGCGGAATATGTCGGCGTGTTGGACGAAAAAGATGCGAATCTCAATCTTGCCGGTTGGGTGTCGATTGACAATCAATGCGGCGCGACGTTTCCGGAGGCGCAGTTGTTGCTGGTCGCCGGCTCAATTCATCGCGCGCAACCACAACGTCCGACGCCGAAAATGATGCGCACGATGGAGATGGCGGCTGGCCGCAGCGATTTTGAAGAAAAGGAATTTTTTGAATATCATTTGTACACGCTTTCACGCCCGTCAACGCTCAAAGATCGCCAGGTCAAGCAAATTGAGTTGATTCCCGCCAGCCAAACGCCGGTGAAGAAAGAATATGCTTATGACGGCTCGCGCGACGCCAAGAAAGTCAAGGTCACGTTGCGCTTCAAGAACAGCAAGGAAAACGGCTTGGGCATGGCCTTGCCGGCCGGGAAAATTCGTTTGTACAAACCGGAAGGCGAAGCCCAAATTTTGGTCGGCGAGGATTTTATCGATCACACCCCGCGCGATGAAGAGTTGCGCTTGAATGTCGGCGATGCCTTTGACATCGTGGGCGAACGTACCGTGCTCAGCACGCGCAAAGCCGGCGATCGCGCCGAGGAAATCGATGTGAAAGTTGAAATCCGGAATCACAAGAGTGAGGCCGTTACTGTGAATGTGCTGGAACACTTTTACGGCGACTGGACGATTCGCCGCGAAACCGCCGAACACGCCAAGAAAGATG